In Variovorax paradoxus, a single genomic region encodes these proteins:
- a CDS encoding FMN-binding negative transcriptional regulator: protein MYLPPQFNAKDPAIALDLMRSHPFASLISNDDDGLPFVTHLPLLAEPREADELVLLGHCAKPNPHWRYLQARPTAVATFLGPHAYMSPSVYPDLARVPTWNYLAVHCTVEATLIEDPAAKDALLKKLIGDHEPAYAQQWRDLGEEFQLKMLAGIVGFELRVTALQCKVKLNQHRREAHVAMRAVYGAGSPDERALATWMDRLGLTAEAPATEGR, encoded by the coding sequence ATGTATCTGCCTCCGCAGTTCAATGCCAAGGACCCGGCCATTGCGCTGGACCTGATGCGCTCGCATCCGTTCGCGAGCCTGATCTCGAACGACGACGACGGCCTGCCGTTCGTCACGCACCTGCCGCTGCTGGCCGAACCGCGAGAGGCCGACGAACTGGTGCTGCTGGGGCATTGCGCCAAGCCGAACCCGCACTGGCGCTACCTGCAGGCGCGTCCCACCGCGGTCGCCACTTTCCTCGGGCCGCATGCGTACATGTCGCCGTCGGTCTACCCCGACCTGGCGCGGGTGCCGACCTGGAACTACCTGGCGGTGCACTGCACGGTCGAGGCCACGCTGATCGAAGACCCTGCCGCCAAGGACGCGTTGCTCAAGAAGCTCATCGGCGACCACGAGCCGGCCTATGCGCAGCAGTGGCGCGACCTGGGCGAAGAGTTCCAACTCAAGATGCTCGCCGGCATCGTGGGCTTCGAACTGCGCGTGACGGCGCTTCAATGCAAGGTCAAGCTCAACCAGCATCGCCGTGAAGCGCACGTCGCCATGCGCGCGGTCTACGGCGCGGGTTCGCCGGACGAGCGGGCGCTGGCGACCTGGATGGATCGCTTGGGTCTGACTGCGGAAGCACCCGCGACGGAGGGCCGCTGA
- the tadA gene encoding tRNA adenosine(34) deaminase TadA, with translation MTTESTSLSTTDDARWMALALAEARLAAEAGEVPVGAVLVRNGQVIATGRNTPVAHHDPSAHAEINALRAGAAALGNYRLDGCELFVTLEPCAMCAGAMLHSRLARVVFGATDPKTGAAGSVLDLFAEPRLNHRTQVSGGVLADECAAVLQAFFQQRRSAAREQAEPLRDDALRTPADRFAALPDYAFAPHYVQDLPAQRGWRVHWVDESGEGSEGDIASCLCLHGPGEWGYFFRHLVGQPGLRTLVPDLIGFGKSDKPKREAAHLLGWHRDVLLEWLARVQPASTVVLAHSAAASELASLLHAAAPGRFAALLVAPEGHERIKDAWRAPFPDRGYEAALRALGPVASSSGPTAAQARTFVQQVRNAMGYSNS, from the coding sequence ATGACAACTGAATCGACCTCGCTTTCAACAACGGACGATGCGCGCTGGATGGCGCTTGCGCTGGCCGAGGCTCGCCTGGCAGCCGAGGCGGGCGAGGTACCCGTCGGCGCGGTGCTGGTGCGCAACGGCCAAGTCATCGCGACTGGCCGCAACACCCCGGTGGCGCATCACGACCCGAGCGCGCATGCGGAGATCAACGCGCTGCGCGCCGGTGCCGCGGCGCTCGGCAACTACCGGCTCGATGGCTGCGAGCTGTTCGTCACGCTCGAACCTTGCGCGATGTGCGCGGGCGCGATGCTGCATTCGCGGCTGGCGCGCGTGGTGTTCGGTGCGACCGACCCCAAGACCGGCGCGGCCGGCTCGGTGCTCGACCTGTTCGCGGAGCCGCGCCTCAACCATCGCACGCAGGTGAGCGGCGGGGTGCTTGCCGATGAGTGCGCAGCCGTGCTCCAGGCTTTCTTCCAGCAGCGCCGCAGCGCGGCGCGCGAGCAGGCGGAGCCCTTGCGCGACGACGCGTTGCGCACGCCGGCGGATCGCTTCGCCGCGCTGCCGGACTACGCCTTCGCGCCGCATTACGTTCAAGACCTGCCTGCCCAGCGGGGCTGGCGCGTGCACTGGGTCGACGAAAGCGGGGAGGGCAGCGAAGGCGACATCGCCTCTTGCCTGTGCTTGCACGGCCCCGGCGAATGGGGCTATTTCTTCCGGCACCTCGTCGGCCAGCCCGGGCTGCGAACGCTGGTGCCCGACCTCATCGGCTTCGGCAAGAGCGACAAGCCCAAGCGCGAGGCAGCGCATCTACTCGGATGGCACCGTGACGTGCTGCTCGAATGGCTGGCACGCGTACAGCCCGCTTCGACGGTGGTGCTGGCGCACAGCGCGGCGGCGAGCGAACTGGCGTCGCTGCTGCATGCCGCGGCGCCCGGGCGCTTTGCCGCGCTGCTCGTGGCGCCCGAGGGCCATGAGCGCATCAAGGACGCATGGCGCGCACCTTTTCCCGACCGTGGCTACGAGGCTGCTCTGCGCGCGCTCGGCCCGGTCGCATCTTCCTCAGGGCCGACCGCCGCGCAGGCCCGAACGTTCGTGCAGCAGGTGCGAAACGCAATGGGATACTCGAACTCGTGA
- a CDS encoding LD-carboxypeptidase has translation MTKHIYIYSPSSAIRDKAAFRRGVKRLKALGHEVEIDEAALSVHQRFAGDDVTRLAAISRAAASGADVALIARGGYGLTRILDSLPYKALAKAIEKGTEFVGCSDFTALQNALFAKTGATTWAGPAVGEDFGAEGGPDDIMEACFDDLVSGQGEGTGWRMPARDTELKFKPVQDAVLWGGNLCVLTSLLGTPYFPVVEKGVLFIEDTNEHPYRVERMLDQLKLAGVLARQRAIVFGQFTGVRKVAGYDRGFGMNTVIDRLRASLKVPVLAGLPFGHVQTKVLLPVGAKVAMAAEGRDVFLVWGHRHGAGHDDHHDHDHHHHHAH, from the coding sequence GTGACCAAACACATCTACATCTACTCCCCCTCCAGTGCCATCCGCGACAAGGCCGCGTTCCGGCGCGGCGTGAAGCGGCTCAAGGCACTGGGCCATGAAGTCGAAATCGACGAGGCGGCACTGTCCGTGCACCAGCGTTTCGCGGGCGACGACGTCACGCGGCTGGCCGCGATCTCGCGTGCGGCGGCCAGCGGCGCCGACGTGGCGCTCATCGCGCGCGGCGGCTACGGCCTCACCCGCATCCTCGATTCGCTGCCGTACAAGGCACTGGCCAAGGCCATCGAGAAGGGCACCGAGTTCGTGGGATGCAGCGACTTCACCGCGCTGCAGAACGCGCTGTTCGCCAAGACGGGCGCCACCACCTGGGCTGGCCCGGCGGTCGGCGAAGATTTCGGCGCCGAGGGCGGCCCCGACGACATCATGGAAGCCTGCTTCGACGACCTCGTGAGCGGGCAGGGCGAAGGCACCGGCTGGCGCATGCCGGCGCGCGACACGGAACTGAAGTTCAAGCCCGTGCAGGACGCCGTGCTGTGGGGCGGCAACCTGTGCGTGCTGACCAGCCTGCTCGGCACGCCGTACTTCCCGGTGGTGGAGAAGGGCGTGCTGTTTATCGAGGACACCAACGAGCATCCGTACCGCGTCGAACGCATGCTCGACCAGCTGAAGCTGGCCGGTGTGCTGGCGCGGCAGCGCGCGATCGTGTTCGGCCAGTTCACGGGCGTCCGCAAGGTGGCGGGCTACGACCGCGGTTTCGGCATGAACACGGTGATCGACCGGCTGCGTGCGTCGCTCAAGGTGCCGGTGCTGGCAGGGCTGCCGTTCGGGCACGTACAGACCAAGGTGCTATTGCCCGTGGGAGCCAAGGTCGCGATGGCAGCGGAAGGGCGCGATGTGTTCCTCGTCTGGGGCCATCGCCACGGAGCCGGGCATGACGACCACCACGACCACGATCACCACCATCATCACGCCCACTGA